The Denticeps clupeoides chromosome 5, fDenClu1.1, whole genome shotgun sequence genome includes a region encoding these proteins:
- the scap gene encoding sterol regulatory element-binding protein cleavage-activating protein, whose product MTVRERLRQNISAAFYRHGLLCASYPVPIVLFTSASILTCCYPLLKLPLPGTGPVVFTTGVRDYTIPYHEPQGEIGERPEWYRGPPVAYIQQVLVKAAVSPWDNTLVPVDVFRSPIGRVFSLLEEIRNHVYTDSSGVRSLESLCLQVTDLLPGLRRMQTILPEHGCLLVSPGNYWQNQRDLFDLDSDLLKTIHQHEPKGFHISTSLRDLLFGVMKEHTGVSLYSKKRVVTYTITIALSSYDPRFLGSLRARLKQLHPSLNCTLRDDHMVHVHFKEEIGIAELIPLVTTYIILFAYIYFSTRKIDMVKSKWGLALAAVVTVLSSLLMSVGLCTLFGLTPTLNGGEIFPYLVVVIGLENVLVLTKSVVSTPVDLEVKLRIAQGLSNESWSIMKNVATELGIILIGYFTLVPAIQEFCLFAVVGLVSDFFLQMFFFTTVLSIDIRRMELADLNRRLPAEAGMPQPKPGPLRPRETPPPPRQSPHTITLQAPAFRNLRLPKRLRVVYFLARTRLAQRIIMVGTVIWIGILVYTDPAGLRTYLAAQVSEQSPLGESGLPPHLGVAPVFPGGDPTSTLSVLPAPEPTIIPENHSNGHDSLGHITPVSPQISWGPEDEDGWKHLYLRQWPSLFSYYNITLAKRYISILPVIPVTLHLSPQEAIETRHPQDTRHQPPPIPRTPDQQNDLTLYKVAALGLAAGVLLVLLLFCLYRVLCPRNYGQNGVPHGRRRRGDLPCDEYGYSPPVSEISPLLLRGHSMDIECLASDGMLLASCCLAGQIRVWDAQTGDCLTIIPNNGLRRSSSSGGWEHRDGWDPMTMPEPDTLSGADTGACLEGAECDGYPLRRRLTPSRPALFVDQPDLTPLIDTNFSELPPSQKPPKNGFDFGELVDRAYQEHEPSPSLAFTPSPTAPQPRRPSVGDQPVMSPDPCSPGPTDWDSSVWAMELRGNLIAAGRSSGKLELWDAVEGSLRCCNEDGVSGITALAFHNNRIVAARLNGSLDFFTVETNKPLGLLQYRGAPGRGSMPPSPCYRSEDVINCQLTRSVQCAHQKPITVLRAAAGRVVTGSQDHTVRVYRLEDSCCLFTLQGHSGGITSIYIDQTMVLASGGQDGAICLWDVLTGSRVSHVYGHRGDVTSLVCTTSCVISSGLDDLICIWDRSTGIKLYSIQQEVGCGASLGVISESLLVTGGQGCVSFWDLNFGDLLQTVYLGQNSEGQGVRQLLVLENAAIVCDFGSELSLVYVPSVLEKLD is encoded by the exons ATGACGGTGAGAGAGCGGCTGCGACAAAACATCTCGGCTGCCTTTTACCGGCACGGACTGCTGTGCGCCTCTTACCCGGTACCCATCGTCCTCTTCACCTCTGCCAGTATTCTGACTTGCTG TTACCCCTTGCTGAAGCTGCCTCTGCCTGGGACGGGACCTGTGGTGTTCACCACAGGTGTAAGAGACTACACCATCCCTTACCATGAGCCTCAGGGTGAAATCGGGGAGAGACCCGAGTGG TATCGAGGACCTCCAGTGGCCTACATCCAGCAGGTGCTGGTCAAAGCTGCGGTGTCCCCCTGGGACAACACACTTGTCCCTGTTGATGTGTTCCGCTCTCCCATCGGACGAGTGTTTAGCCTCCTAGAAGAGATCCGCAACCATGTGTACACAGATAG TTCTGGTGTTCGTAGCCTGGAGTCACTTTGCCTGCAAGTGACAGACTTGTTGCCAGGGTTACGGCGCATGCAGACAATTCTGCCCGAGCATGGTTGCCTGCTAGTTTCCCCGGGCAACTACTGGCAGAACCAGCGAGATCTGTTTGACTTAGACTCTGATCTCCTGAAGACAATCCACCAGCATGAGCCCAAAGGCTTTCACATCTCCACCTCTCTCAGAG ACCTGCTTTTTGGTGTCATGAAGGAACACACAGGCGTCAGTCTGTACAGCAAGAAGCGTGTGGTTACCTACACCATCACCATTGCACTGAGCAGCTATGACCCAAG GTTCCTGGGTAGTCTGCGGGCCCGGCTGAAGCAATTGCACCCCTCCCTGAATTGCACTCTGCGGGACGACCACATGGTCCATGTCCACTTCAAAGAGGAGATTGGTATTGCTGAGCTGATTCCATTGGTCACCACCTACATCATTCTCTTCGCCTACATCTACTTTTCCACAC GCAAGATTGACATGGTGAAGTCCAAATGGGGCCTTGCCCTGGCTGCCGTAGTGACCGTGCTCAGTTCTCTGCTCATGTCAGTGGGGCTCTGTACCCTCTTTGGTCTGACGCCCACACTAAATGGAGG AGAGATCTTCCCCTACCTGGTGGTAGTTATTGGGCTAGAGAATGTTCTGGTTTTAACTAAATCTGTGGTTTCCACCCCTGTTGACCTTGAGGTGAAACTCCGTATTGCTCAGG GCCTGAGCAATGAGAGCTGGTCCATCATGAAGAACGTGGCCACTGAACTGGGCATTATTCTCATTGGATACTTTACTCTGGTTCCTGCCATACAG GAGTTCTGTCTCTTTGCTGTTGTGGGCCTGGTGTCGGACTTCTTCCTCCAAATGTTTTTCTTCACTACTGTCCTCTCCATTGACATCCGGCGCATGGAG CTGGCTGATTTAAACAGGCGCCTTCCTGCGGAGGCAGGTATGCCCCAGCCCAAACCAGGTCCCCTTCGTCCACGGGAAACACCTCCGCCTCCGAGACAGTCTCCCCACACCATCACGCTCCAGGCCCCGGCCTTCCGGAACCTTCGCCTACCCAAGCGGTTGCGGGTTGTGTACTTCCTGGCTCGCACTCGTCTGGCTCAGCGCATCATCATG GTTGGAACAGTAATCTGGATTGGAATCTTGGTGTACACTGACCCTGCCGGACTGAGGACTTATTTAGCTGCTCAAGTGTCAGAACAGAGCCCTCTGGGCGAGTCCGGACTGCCCCCCCACTTGGGCGTGGCTCCAGTCTTCCCTGGAGGTGACCCCACTAGCACACTCAGTGTGCTTCCAGCCCCAGAACCCACAATCATACCTGAGAACCATTCCAATGGTCATGACAGCCTGGGCCACATTACCCCAGTGAGTCCCCAAATCAGTTGGGGCCCTGAGGATGAGGATGGTTGGAAGCACCTCTACTTACGCCAATGGCCCTCTCTTTTCAGCTACTACAATATTACTCTGGCTAAAAG GTACATCAGCATCCTCCCTGTGATCCCTGTAACCCTTCACCTCAGCCCACAGGAGGCTATAGAGACACGCCACCCCCAGGACACGCGGCATCAACCACCCCCAATCCCCAGGACACCAGACCAGCAAAACGACCTTACGCTTTACAA AGTGGCAGCTTTGGGCTTGGCAGCTGGCGTTCTCCTCGTCCTGTTGCTCTTCTGCCTCTATCGAGTCCTGTGCCCTCGCAACTACGGGCAGAACGGAGTTCCACATGGACGCCGGCGACGCGGTGACCTGCCGTGTGATGAATACGGCTACTCGCCACCAGTCAGTGAGATATCTCCCTTGCTGTTGAGGGGGCACAGCATG GACATTGAATGTTTGGCTAGTGATGGGATGCTGCTGGCCAGTTGTTGTCTGGCAGGACAGATCCGTGTGTGGGATGCCCAGACTGGGGACTGCCTTACAATCATTCCCAACAATGG CCTGCGGCGAAGCAGCAGTAGTGGAGGCTGGGAGCATCGTGATGGGTGGGATCCTATGACCATGCCTGAACCAGATACTCTAAGTGGAGCTGATACAGGGGCATGTTTAGAGGGTGCGGAGTGTGACGGATACCCCTTGAGGAGGAGGCTCACTCCTTCGCGCCCTGCACTGTTTGTGGACCAGCCAGACTTGACTCCTCTCATTGACACAAACTTTAGTGAGCTCCCACCATCTCAGAAGCCTCCCAAAAATGGCTTTGACTTTGGGGAGCTGGTTGATCGGGCGTACCAGGAACATGAGCCCTCGCCCTCGTTAGCCTTTACACCTTCTCCCACAGCACCACAGCCTCGGCGTCCCAGTGTAGGGGACCAGCCTGTCATGTCTCCTGACCCCTGCTCACCTGGACCTACTGACTGGGACAGCTCAGTGTGGGCTATGGAGTTGAGAGGAAACCTTATTGCTGCAGGGAGGAGCAGTGGCAAGTTGGAG CTGTGGGACGCTGTGGAAGGATCATTGCGATGCTGCAATGAGGATGGTGTTTCTGGAATTACCGCATTGGCCTTCCATAACAACAGAATTGTAGCAGCCCGGTTAAACGGGTCCCTGGACTTCTTCACTGTGGAAACCAACAAGCCTTTGGGCTTGCTGCAGTACCGTG GCGCCCCTGGGCGTGGCAGCATGCCCCCCTCTCCCTGCTACAGGAGTGAGGATGTGATAAACTGTCAGCTGACGCGCTCAGTGCAGTGTGCCCACCAGAAGCCCATCACCGTGCTGAGGGCAGCTGCTGGCAGGGTGGTCACCGGCAGCCAGGACCACACGgtcagg GTGTATCGCCTAGAGGATTCCTGCTGCCTCTTTACTCTGCAGGGTCACTCTGGAGGAATCACTTCTATATATATTGACCAG ACCATGGTTCTGGCCAGTGGAGGTCAGGACGGAGCCATCTGCTTATGGGATGTTCTGACAGGGAGCCGTGTCAGTCATGTTTATGGCCACCGTGGAGATGTCACCTCTCTGGTGTGTACAACTTCCTGTGTGATCAGCAGCGGGCTTGATGACCTCATATGCATCTGGGATCGCAGCACGGGCATCAAACTCTACTCCATACAGCAG GAGGTTGGCTGTGGGGCCAGTCTGGGAGTGATCTCTGAGAGCTTGCTGGTGACCGGTGGTCAGGGTTGTGTGTCTTTCTGGGACTTGAACTTTGGGGACCTGCTGCAAACAGTGTATCTGGGCCAGAACAGTGAGGGCCAGGGTGTGCGACAGCTCCTGGTGTTGGAAAATGCAGCTATCGTTTGTGACTTTGGCAGCGAGCTCAGCCTGGTCTACGTACCCTCAgtgctggagaagctggactgA
- the elp6 gene encoding elongator complex protein 6 isoform X1 codes for MYAELNSILNASPDNCKQGEFTLISDRKADASFLVHHFLSFYLRAGCKVCFLGLAQSFSHYSAVAQRLGVSLTQAKEKGQLVFYEGLKDCLGVLLREGSTHESPTLDFLRPHCSDLKGLYDFVSSSVARVGDAAGTGPWAPPVLLVDDLSVLLSLGVSAGAVLDFTHYCKATICTELQGNMVTLIRCEEEEEEQGDEQGSDVLLKGLIHQCSLALQVQGLLTGYCKHIHGEVEVWWRGVANGMQMQKKVLQYKVHDKGAVFFARGTSSVVL; via the exons ATGTATGCAGAGCTGAACAGTATCCTCAACGCCAGTCCGGACAACTGTAAGCAG GGCGAGTTCACTCTGATATCGGACAGGAAAGCGGACGCCTCGTTCCTTGTTCATCATTTCCTCTCCTTCTATTTGCGCG cgGGATGCAAAGTTTGCTTTTTGGGTTTAGCGCAGTCTTTCAGTCATTACAGCGCTGTCGCTCAAAGGCTG GGTGTGAGTCTGACCCAAGCGAAGGAGAAGGGGCAGCTTGTGTTCTATGAAGGCCTGAAGGACTGTCTTGGAGTTCTTTTACGCGAAGGCTCAACCCATGAAAGTCCCACCCTGGACTTTCTTCG GCCTCACTGCTCCGATCTGAAAGGTCTGTATGACTTTGTGAGCTCCTCCGTGGCCCGGGTTGGTGATGCTGCTGGAACAGGACCATGGGCTCCTCCGGTGCTGCTCGTGGATGACCTGAGCGTTCTGCTCAGCCTTGGTGTCAGTGCTGGAGCTGTGCTTGACTTCACGCACTACTGCAAAGCCACCATTTGCACTGAGTTGCAG GGTAATATGGTGACATTAATAAGatgtgaagaggaagaggaagaacaaGGCGATGAGCAAGGCTCTGACGTCCTTTTGAAGGGACTCATCCATCAGTGCAGCTTGGCGCTTCAGGTTCAGGGCCTTCTGACTGGCTACTGCAAGCACATACATGGAGAG GTGGAAGTATGGTGGCGTGGTGTGGCTAATGGAATGCAGATGCAGAAAAAGGTTTTGCAGTACAAGGTCCATGACAAGGGGGCAGTATTCTTTGCTCGTGGGACCTCTAGTGTTGTACTCTGA
- the elp6 gene encoding elongator complex protein 6 isoform X2 translates to MYAELNSILNASPDNCKQGEFTLISDRKADASFLVHHFLSFYLRAQSFSHYSAVAQRLGVSLTQAKEKGQLVFYEGLKDCLGVLLREGSTHESPTLDFLRPHCSDLKGLYDFVSSSVARVGDAAGTGPWAPPVLLVDDLSVLLSLGVSAGAVLDFTHYCKATICTELQGNMVTLIRCEEEEEEQGDEQGSDVLLKGLIHQCSLALQVQGLLTGYCKHIHGEVEVWWRGVANGMQMQKKVLQYKVHDKGAVFFARGTSSVVL, encoded by the exons ATGTATGCAGAGCTGAACAGTATCCTCAACGCCAGTCCGGACAACTGTAAGCAG GGCGAGTTCACTCTGATATCGGACAGGAAAGCGGACGCCTCGTTCCTTGTTCATCATTTCCTCTCCTTCTATTTGCGCG CGCAGTCTTTCAGTCATTACAGCGCTGTCGCTCAAAGGCTG GGTGTGAGTCTGACCCAAGCGAAGGAGAAGGGGCAGCTTGTGTTCTATGAAGGCCTGAAGGACTGTCTTGGAGTTCTTTTACGCGAAGGCTCAACCCATGAAAGTCCCACCCTGGACTTTCTTCG GCCTCACTGCTCCGATCTGAAAGGTCTGTATGACTTTGTGAGCTCCTCCGTGGCCCGGGTTGGTGATGCTGCTGGAACAGGACCATGGGCTCCTCCGGTGCTGCTCGTGGATGACCTGAGCGTTCTGCTCAGCCTTGGTGTCAGTGCTGGAGCTGTGCTTGACTTCACGCACTACTGCAAAGCCACCATTTGCACTGAGTTGCAG GGTAATATGGTGACATTAATAAGatgtgaagaggaagaggaagaacaaGGCGATGAGCAAGGCTCTGACGTCCTTTTGAAGGGACTCATCCATCAGTGCAGCTTGGCGCTTCAGGTTCAGGGCCTTCTGACTGGCTACTGCAAGCACATACATGGAGAG GTGGAAGTATGGTGGCGTGGTGTGGCTAATGGAATGCAGATGCAGAAAAAGGTTTTGCAGTACAAGGTCCATGACAAGGGGGCAGTATTCTTTGCTCGTGGGACCTCTAGTGTTGTACTCTGA
- the elp6 gene encoding elongator complex protein 6 isoform X3 translates to MIFLFFSSAGCKVCFLGLAQSFSHYSAVAQRLGVSLTQAKEKGQLVFYEGLKDCLGVLLREGSTHESPTLDFLRPHCSDLKGLYDFVSSSVARVGDAAGTGPWAPPVLLVDDLSVLLSLGVSAGAVLDFTHYCKATICTELQGNMVTLIRCEEEEEEQGDEQGSDVLLKGLIHQCSLALQVQGLLTGYCKHIHGEVEVWWRGVANGMQMQKKVLQYKVHDKGAVFFARGTSSVVL, encoded by the exons AtgattttccttttcttttcttcagcgGGATGCAAAGTTTGCTTTTTGGGTTTAGCGCAGTCTTTCAGTCATTACAGCGCTGTCGCTCAAAGGCTG GGTGTGAGTCTGACCCAAGCGAAGGAGAAGGGGCAGCTTGTGTTCTATGAAGGCCTGAAGGACTGTCTTGGAGTTCTTTTACGCGAAGGCTCAACCCATGAAAGTCCCACCCTGGACTTTCTTCG GCCTCACTGCTCCGATCTGAAAGGTCTGTATGACTTTGTGAGCTCCTCCGTGGCCCGGGTTGGTGATGCTGCTGGAACAGGACCATGGGCTCCTCCGGTGCTGCTCGTGGATGACCTGAGCGTTCTGCTCAGCCTTGGTGTCAGTGCTGGAGCTGTGCTTGACTTCACGCACTACTGCAAAGCCACCATTTGCACTGAGTTGCAG GGTAATATGGTGACATTAATAAGatgtgaagaggaagaggaagaacaaGGCGATGAGCAAGGCTCTGACGTCCTTTTGAAGGGACTCATCCATCAGTGCAGCTTGGCGCTTCAGGTTCAGGGCCTTCTGACTGGCTACTGCAAGCACATACATGGAGAG GTGGAAGTATGGTGGCGTGGTGTGGCTAATGGAATGCAGATGCAGAAAAAGGTTTTGCAGTACAAGGTCCATGACAAGGGGGCAGTATTCTTTGCTCGTGGGACCTCTAGTGTTGTACTCTGA